In Nocardia sputorum, a single genomic region encodes these proteins:
- a CDS encoding ADP-ribosylglycohydrolase family protein, giving the protein MADYPAAIATCIAADGDIDTTSAIVGGIVGAYTGIGIRPDPIAGVPHAWLAAREPLPGWFNPPLRTRRKKSAFPRVRKWLSGAS; this is encoded by the coding sequence TTGGCCGATTACCCGGCCGCGATCGCCACATGTATCGCGGCGGATGGAGATATCGACACCACGAGCGCCATCGTCGGCGGCATCGTCGGCGCCTACACCGGCATCGGAATCCGCCCCGATCCGATCGCCGGGGTGCCGCATGCCTGGCTTGCCGCCCGAGAACCGTTGCCCGGCTGGTTCAACCCGCCCCTTCGAACACGACGCAAGAAATCCGCGTTCCCTCGCGTTCGAAAATGGCTGTCCGGCGCGTCGTGA
- a CDS encoding MarR family winged helix-turn-helix transcriptional regulator, whose amino-acid sequence MSQDGVGVDLETSLGYLLKEASSALRAAMEEVLRPLGMSVTHYSCLELLAQRPGLSNSELARGAFVTRQTMNVLLQTLEREGYVTRPAEAPVGKVLPTRLTPRGRRSLQKATVAVRSVEVRMLAGLTETEQADAFRILRSMIHSLRDGNDRA is encoded by the coding sequence ATGAGTCAAGACGGTGTCGGCGTCGACCTCGAGACGTCACTGGGCTACCTGCTGAAAGAGGCGTCGAGCGCCCTCCGCGCGGCCATGGAGGAGGTGTTGCGGCCGCTCGGGATGAGCGTGACGCACTACTCCTGCCTCGAACTGCTGGCGCAACGACCGGGTTTGTCGAACTCCGAACTCGCGCGCGGCGCGTTCGTGACCCGGCAGACGATGAACGTGCTGCTCCAGACCCTGGAACGCGAGGGCTACGTGACCAGGCCCGCGGAGGCACCTGTCGGGAAGGTTCTTCCCACGCGGCTCACCCCTCGCGGACGACGGAGTCTCCAGAAGGCGACCGTAGCGGTCCGGTCCGTCGAGGTCAGAATGCTGGCCGGCCTGACCGAGACCGAGCAGGCAGACGCGTTCCGGATCCTGCGGAGCATGATCCATTCCCTGCGCGATGGCAACGACCGCGCATAG
- a CDS encoding VOC family protein: protein MPATGPDFISLQARDLDASQAFYEQYLGLVRSQTGPPHAVVFETKPIAFALRDVVPGTDLASAAQPGIGAAIWLHATDVQAIHDALVADGHTIVSAPIDGPFGRTFTFADPDGYQITLHDRA from the coding sequence ATGCCCGCCACCGGCCCCGACTTCATCTCGCTGCAAGCGCGCGACCTCGACGCCTCGCAGGCGTTCTACGAGCAGTACCTCGGCCTCGTCCGCTCGCAGACCGGACCTCCGCACGCCGTCGTCTTCGAGACGAAGCCGATCGCGTTCGCACTCCGCGACGTCGTTCCCGGCACTGATCTCGCATCCGCCGCTCAGCCCGGCATCGGCGCCGCGATCTGGCTGCACGCCACAGACGTCCAGGCCATTCACGATGCTCTCGTCGCCGACGGTCACACCATCGTCTCCGCGCCGATCGACGGCCCTTTCGGTCGGACATTCACCTTCGCCGACCCCGACGGCTACCAGATCACTCTCCACGACCGGGCCTGA
- a CDS encoding type II toxin-antitoxin system VapC family toxin yields the protein MPDVLFLDSEGLSMLYRKDRRMLAWVQAAKEDGVRVATTAMTTVEADYSKVHAARIAWTLSQLDVHAVTRELATRAAALLREHGLGRHKHAIDAVLAASARSVRGLATVVTSDPEDMALLCGPKIEIVKV from the coding sequence ATGCCGGATGTGCTGTTCCTCGACAGCGAGGGGCTGTCCATGCTGTATCGGAAGGATCGCCGCATGCTTGCGTGGGTGCAGGCTGCGAAAGAGGACGGCGTACGAGTGGCCACCACGGCTATGACGACGGTGGAAGCCGACTACAGCAAGGTGCATGCTGCCCGCATCGCATGGACGTTGTCACAGCTCGATGTTCACGCCGTGACGCGAGAGTTGGCCACGCGGGCCGCTGCGCTGTTGCGCGAGCATGGCCTTGGCCGGCACAAACACGCGATCGACGCCGTTCTGGCTGCGTCGGCCCGCTCGGTTCGTGGGTTGGCGACGGTGGTGACGTCGGACCCCGAGGACATGGCGTTGCTGTGCGGTCCGAAGATCGAGATCGTCAAGGTGTGA
- a CDS encoding multifunctional oxoglutarate decarboxylase/oxoglutarate dehydrogenase thiamine pyrophosphate-binding subunit/dihydrolipoyllysine-residue succinyltransferase subunit: MYQKFKQDPSSVDESWHEFLADYTPDTSGDTGNSQPAPAPAQAAAPAPAPAAAKPAAKRNDASPAAPKAPAPAAAKPAPAAAKPAAVTTRAPQTTPAPTSNAAPTSGPKQADTAADESKVLRGAAAAVAKNMSASLSIPTATSVRAIPAKLMIDNRLVINNHLARTRGGKISFTHLLGYAIVQAVKAFPNMNRHYAEIDGKPNAVTPAHTNLGLAIDLPGKDGSRSLVVAAIKGCEAMTFGQFHTAYEDIVRRARDGKLTAEDFSGVTISLTNPGTIGTVHSVPRLMNGQGAIIGAGAMEYPAEFQGMSDERIADLGVGKLMTLTSTYDHRIIQGAESGDFLRTIHQLLIADEFYDEIFHGLGVPYEPVRWRKDVRERGVDKSARVLEMIAAYRNRGHLMADTDPLRLVKDKFRSHPDLDVTQHGLTLWDLDRTFNVAGFHGQERMKLRDVLSVLRDAYCRHVGVEYTHILDVEQLRWIQDRVEQKHAKPTVAQQKYILNRLNAAEAFETFLQTKYVGQKRFSLEGAEAVIPMMDAVIDQCAEHSLDEVVIGMPHRGRLNVLANIVGKPYSKIFTEFEGNMNPAATHGSGDVKYHLGAQGTYLQMFGDNEIEVSLTANPSHLEAVDPVLEGLVRAKQDLLDKGDGPEGFSVVPLMLHGDAAFAGQGVVAETLNLGGLRGYRVGGTIHIVVNNQIGFTTAPENSRSTEYSTDIAKFIGAPIFHVNGDDPEACDWVARLAVDFRQKFRKDVVIDMICYRRRGHNEGDDPSMTQPYMYDVIDTKRSVRKAYTESLIGRGDISLKEAEDALRDYQGQLERVFNEVRELEKYSPGPSESVEGDQPVPASVVTAVDKSILQRIGDAFLNVPDGFNVHPRVKPVLEKRREMAYEGKVDWAFAELLAFGTLIDEGRAVRLTGQDSRRGTFTQRHAVIIDRKTADEYTPLHNIGSENPGWFAVHDSALSEFAAVGFEYGYSLGNPNALVLWEAQFGDFVNGAQSIIDEFISSGEAKWGQLSDVVLLLPHGHEGQGPDHTSGRIERFLQLCAEGSMTVAVPSTPANYFHLLRRHALDGIRRPLIVFTPKSMLRNKAVVSDLKDFTESKFRSVFDEPAYEQGVGDRGKVKRVLLTSGKLYYELAAEKAKQKREDIAIVRIEQLYPLPVRRLNEALEGYPNATDLAWVQEEPANQGAWPFFGLNLPETLPARFANTKLRRISRRAMSAPSSGSSKVHAVEQAEIIAESFEPTS; encoded by the coding sequence ATGTATCAGAAGTTCAAACAGGATCCATCCTCGGTCGACGAGAGCTGGCACGAGTTCCTGGCCGACTACACGCCTGACACGAGTGGCGACACCGGCAACAGCCAGCCCGCCCCCGCGCCCGCGCAGGCTGCCGCTCCCGCCCCGGCTCCAGCGGCCGCCAAGCCCGCCGCCAAGCGCAACGACGCCAGCCCCGCGGCCCCGAAAGCGCCCGCACCGGCCGCCGCCAAGCCCGCCCCGGCCGCCGCCAAACCGGCCGCGGTGACCACGCGCGCTCCGCAGACGACCCCGGCGCCGACGTCGAACGCCGCGCCGACCTCCGGCCCGAAGCAGGCCGACACCGCCGCCGACGAGTCCAAGGTGCTGCGCGGCGCCGCCGCCGCGGTGGCGAAGAACATGTCCGCCTCGCTGAGCATCCCCACCGCCACCAGCGTGCGCGCCATTCCGGCCAAGCTGATGATCGACAACCGCTTGGTCATCAACAACCACCTCGCCCGCACCCGGGGCGGCAAGATCTCCTTCACCCACCTGCTCGGCTACGCCATCGTGCAGGCGGTCAAGGCGTTCCCGAACATGAATCGGCACTACGCCGAGATCGACGGCAAGCCGAACGCGGTCACCCCCGCGCACACCAACCTCGGCCTGGCCATCGACCTGCCCGGCAAGGACGGCAGCCGGTCGCTGGTCGTCGCGGCCATCAAGGGTTGCGAGGCGATGACCTTCGGGCAGTTCCACACCGCTTACGAGGACATCGTCCGCCGCGCCCGCGACGGCAAGCTCACCGCCGAGGACTTCTCCGGCGTCACCATCTCGCTGACCAACCCGGGCACCATCGGCACCGTGCACTCGGTGCCGCGCCTGATGAACGGTCAGGGCGCGATCATCGGCGCGGGCGCGATGGAGTACCCCGCCGAGTTCCAGGGCATGAGCGACGAGCGCATCGCCGATCTGGGCGTCGGCAAGCTGATGACGCTCACCTCCACCTATGACCACCGCATCATCCAGGGCGCGGAGTCGGGCGACTTCCTGCGCACCATCCACCAGCTGCTGATCGCCGACGAGTTCTACGACGAGATCTTCCACGGTCTCGGCGTACCGTACGAGCCGGTCCGCTGGCGCAAGGACGTCCGCGAGCGCGGCGTCGACAAGAGCGCGCGCGTGCTGGAGATGATCGCGGCCTACCGCAACCGCGGCCACCTGATGGCCGACACCGATCCGCTGCGCCTGGTCAAGGACAAGTTCCGCAGCCACCCGGACCTGGACGTCACCCAGCACGGCCTGACCCTGTGGGATCTGGACCGCACGTTCAACGTGGCGGGCTTCCACGGCCAGGAGCGGATGAAGCTGCGCGACGTGCTGTCCGTTCTGCGCGACGCCTACTGCCGCCACGTCGGCGTGGAGTACACGCACATCCTGGACGTGGAGCAGCTGCGCTGGATCCAGGACCGGGTCGAGCAGAAGCACGCGAAGCCGACGGTCGCGCAGCAGAAGTACATCCTGAACCGGCTCAACGCGGCCGAGGCGTTCGAGACCTTCCTGCAGACCAAGTACGTCGGGCAGAAGCGCTTCTCGCTGGAGGGCGCCGAGGCCGTCATCCCGATGATGGACGCCGTCATCGACCAGTGCGCCGAGCACAGCCTCGACGAGGTCGTCATCGGCATGCCGCACCGCGGCCGGCTCAACGTGCTGGCCAACATCGTCGGCAAGCCCTACTCGAAGATCTTCACCGAGTTCGAGGGCAACATGAACCCGGCCGCCACCCACGGCTCCGGTGACGTGAAGTACCACCTCGGCGCGCAGGGCACCTACCTGCAGATGTTCGGCGACAACGAGATCGAGGTCTCGCTCACCGCCAACCCCTCGCACCTGGAGGCGGTGGACCCGGTCCTCGAGGGCCTGGTCCGCGCCAAGCAGGACCTGCTGGACAAGGGCGACGGCCCGGAGGGCTTCTCCGTCGTGCCGCTCATGCTGCACGGCGACGCCGCGTTCGCCGGTCAGGGCGTGGTCGCCGAGACGCTGAACCTGGGCGGCCTGCGCGGCTACCGGGTCGGCGGCACGATCCACATCGTGGTGAACAACCAGATCGGCTTCACCACCGCTCCGGAGAACAGCCGCTCCACCGAGTACTCCACCGACATCGCGAAGTTCATCGGCGCGCCGATCTTCCACGTCAACGGCGACGACCCGGAGGCCTGCGACTGGGTGGCGCGTCTGGCGGTCGACTTCCGGCAGAAGTTCCGCAAGGACGTCGTCATCGACATGATCTGCTACCGCCGTCGCGGCCACAACGAGGGCGACGACCCGTCGATGACCCAGCCGTACATGTACGACGTCATCGACACCAAGCGCTCGGTCCGCAAGGCGTACACCGAGAGCCTGATCGGCCGTGGCGACATCTCGCTGAAAGAGGCCGAGGACGCCCTGCGCGACTACCAGGGCCAGCTGGAGCGGGTGTTCAACGAGGTCCGCGAGCTGGAGAAATACTCGCCGGGGCCGAGCGAATCGGTCGAAGGCGACCAGCCGGTGCCCGCCTCCGTGGTGACGGCTGTGGACAAGTCCATCCTGCAGCGCATCGGCGACGCGTTCCTCAACGTGCCCGACGGCTTCAACGTGCACCCGCGCGTCAAGCCGGTGCTGGAGAAGCGCCGCGAGATGGCCTACGAGGGCAAGGTCGACTGGGCCTTCGCCGAGCTGCTCGCGTTCGGCACGCTGATCGACGAGGGCCGCGCGGTGCGCCTGACCGGTCAGGACTCCCGTCGCGGCACCTTCACCCAGCGTCACGCGGTGATCATCGACCGCAAGACCGCCGACGAGTACACCCCGCTGCACAACATCGGCAGCGAGAACCCCGGCTGGTTCGCCGTGCACGACTCGGCGCTGAGCGAGTTCGCCGCCGTCGGCTTCGAATACGGCTACTCGCTGGGCAACCCCAATGCGCTGGTGTTGTGGGAAGCGCAGTTCGGTGACTTCGTCAACGGCGCGCAGTCGATCATCGACGAGTTCATCTCCTCCGGTGAGGCCAAGTGGGGCCAGCTCTCCGACGTCGTGCTGCTGCTACCGCACGGCCACGAGGGCCAGGGCCCGGACCACACCTCCGGCCGCATCGAGCGCTTCCTCCAGCTGTGCGCGGAGGGCTCGATGACCGTCGCGGTGCCGTCCACCCCGGCCAACTACTTCCACCTGCTGCGCCGCCACGCACTCGACGGCATCCGCCGCCCGCTGATCGTCTTCACCCCGAAGTCGATGCTGCGCAACAAGGCCGTGGTCTCGGACCTGAAGGACTTCACCGAGAGCAAGTTCCGCTCCGTCTTCGACGAACCCGCCTACGAGCAGGGCGTCGGCGACCGCGGCAAGGTCAAGCGCGTCCTGCTGACCAGCGGCAAGCTCTACTACGAGCTGGCCGCCGAAAAGGCCAAGCAGAAGCGCGAAGACATCGCCATCGTGCGAATCGAGCAGCTCTACCCGCTGCCCGTCCGCCGCCTGAACGAGGCCCTGGAGGGCTACCCCAACGCCACCGATCTGGCGTGGGTCCAGGAGGAACCGGCCAACCAGGGCGCCTGGCCCTTCTTCGGCCTCAACCTCCCCGAAACCCTCCCCGCCCGCTTCGCCAACACGAAGCTGCGCCGCATCTCCCGCCGAGCCATGTCGGCCCCGTCCTCGGGGTCCAGCAAGGTCCACGCGGTGGAACAGGCGGAGATCATCGCGGAGTCGTTCGAACCGACGAGTTAG
- a CDS encoding ABC transporter ATP-binding protein, giving the protein MTNAVRQRGRAHDVDGGSRPGWIRRLWAECLPHRAVLAGLAAAVLGGAIVETAGPLLTKRAVDAAGIGDVAAISAVAWLIVVLAVSRSAAGFGRRWLAGRLSLDVQHSLRVHLLGALQRLDGVGQDTLRTGQVVSRSITDLQLVQGLLAMVPLSGMALLEFGLAAAVMTWLSPPLAAVALLVVPAIGLVVYRMRPRLHAATWSAQQRAADLAQHVEETVTGVRVVKGFGQEARMVDLLERHGRKLFAERMRAARIDAGFAPTVATIPQLGMVAVIALGGLLALHGSIGIGTFVAFAAYVAVMTGTARILSSVIVMAQLTRAAAERVFQVIDTAPVIADPERPAELPDGPLGIEIDALTFGFDPDRPVLRELDLRVRPGETVAVIGPAGSGKSTLALLLPRFYAPDAGSIRLFTGAPAHAGASDAFARASSPAGTSSAETTGVDIADVRAADLRAAIGVVFDDPFLFSDTIAANIALGRPEATDEEIRQAAVQAAADEFITELPDGYDTVVGERGLTLSGGQRQRIALARTLLARPRILVLDDATSAVDAVTEAAIFDALPDRGGRTTLILAHRESTLAHADRVIRLPAPAGHLAPEPHVDAAPAAKGRAPDSSAGRRFGSAAADISETPELRRTIELLPPATEQPGMDAQRLREPDPRFRLARLLRPVRRLVLTVMALLAADAAIAIAFPPLVRYAIDGGVLGGDAAALVRATLLGTVLAAAGWAVGAATTLLTARTGERVLFALRVRSFAHLQRLGLDYYERELSGRIMTRMTTDVDALSTFLQTGVATTLVGLLTLVGITVALLVIDVSLALVVLATVPALLIATVLFRRVSSTAYTVSREHVSAVNADFQENVTGLRAVQANRHEPRAARRFAEYSQRYRNSRLRAQRAIALYFAFVVGWADVALAAVVFFGARDVASGATSAGTLIAFVLYLELLFVPILQLSQVFDSYQQARVGLRRIGDLLRTPSSIAADPADPVPIGARLRGEVAFDDVRFHYAGSHIPALDGVSLRIPAGSTLALVGPTGAGKSTVVKLLARLYDLPPDPGGRTRRGPAAVAKNGASADPVAPGAIRVDGADVRDYRLADYRARLGIVPQEAHLFTGDVASNIAFGKPSATPEEIAAAAAAVGAAEMIAALPLGMHQPVGERGRGLSAGQRQLIALARAELVAPDLLLLDEATATLDPDTEASVLAASRSLTRDRTTVIVAHRLGTAARADRIAVVDHGRIVEFGPHAELLAAGGPYARLWAVAAASEGIFSGDDGSSPIGSGVSGGQ; this is encoded by the coding sequence ATGACGAACGCGGTACGACAAAGGGGGCGAGCGCACGACGTGGACGGGGGAAGCAGACCGGGCTGGATACGCAGGCTGTGGGCCGAATGCCTACCGCACCGCGCGGTGCTCGCCGGGCTCGCGGCGGCGGTGCTCGGCGGCGCGATCGTCGAGACCGCGGGGCCGCTGCTGACCAAACGGGCCGTCGACGCGGCGGGGATCGGTGATGTGGCGGCGATCAGCGCCGTCGCCTGGCTGATCGTCGTCCTGGCCGTCAGCCGATCCGCGGCCGGATTCGGGCGGCGCTGGCTGGCCGGGCGGCTGTCCCTGGACGTGCAGCACTCGTTGCGGGTGCACCTGCTCGGCGCATTGCAACGGCTCGACGGCGTCGGACAGGACACGCTGCGCACCGGGCAGGTGGTGTCCCGATCGATCACCGATCTCCAGTTGGTCCAAGGTCTGCTGGCGATGGTGCCCCTGTCCGGTATGGCGCTGCTGGAATTCGGGCTCGCCGCCGCGGTCATGACCTGGCTGTCTCCGCCGCTGGCCGCCGTCGCGCTGCTGGTGGTGCCCGCGATCGGCCTGGTCGTCTACCGGATGCGGCCGCGCCTGCACGCGGCGACCTGGTCGGCGCAGCAGCGCGCCGCCGATCTCGCTCAGCACGTCGAGGAGACGGTCACCGGCGTGCGGGTGGTCAAGGGCTTCGGTCAGGAAGCGCGGATGGTCGATCTGCTGGAGCGGCACGGTCGCAAGCTGTTCGCGGAGCGGATGCGCGCCGCGCGGATCGACGCCGGATTCGCGCCGACCGTCGCGACGATCCCGCAGCTGGGGATGGTCGCGGTGATCGCGCTCGGCGGCCTGCTCGCACTGCACGGCAGCATCGGCATCGGCACCTTCGTCGCGTTCGCCGCCTATGTCGCCGTGATGACCGGCACCGCGCGGATCCTCTCCTCGGTGATCGTCATGGCCCAGCTGACCAGGGCGGCGGCCGAGCGGGTCTTCCAAGTGATCGACACCGCGCCGGTCATCGCCGACCCCGAGCGGCCCGCGGAGCTGCCGGACGGACCGCTCGGCATCGAGATCGACGCCTTGACGTTCGGTTTCGATCCCGACCGTCCCGTACTGCGCGAACTGGACCTGCGCGTGCGGCCCGGCGAGACGGTGGCGGTCATCGGTCCGGCGGGCTCGGGCAAGTCCACCCTCGCCCTGCTGCTCCCCCGGTTCTACGCACCGGACGCGGGCAGCATCCGGCTGTTCACCGGCGCCCCGGCGCACGCGGGCGCGAGCGACGCGTTCGCGCGCGCAAGTTCGCCTGCCGGGACCAGTTCCGCCGAAACCACGGGCGTCGACATCGCCGACGTGCGCGCCGCCGACCTGCGGGCCGCGATCGGCGTCGTCTTCGACGATCCGTTCCTGTTCTCCGACACCATCGCGGCCAATATCGCGCTGGGGCGGCCGGAGGCCACCGACGAGGAGATCAGGCAGGCCGCCGTCCAGGCCGCGGCCGACGAGTTCATCACCGAGCTGCCCGACGGCTACGACACGGTGGTCGGCGAGCGCGGCCTCACCCTCTCCGGCGGCCAGCGCCAGCGGATCGCGCTGGCCAGGACGCTGTTGGCCCGCCCGCGCATCCTGGTGCTCGACGACGCAACCTCCGCCGTGGACGCGGTGACCGAGGCCGCGATCTTCGACGCGCTACCCGACCGCGGCGGACGGACCACGCTGATCCTCGCGCATCGGGAATCCACGCTGGCCCACGCCGATCGCGTGATCCGGTTGCCCGCACCGGCCGGGCACCTCGCGCCCGAGCCGCACGTGGACGCGGCCCCGGCCGCCAAGGGGCGAGCGCCGGACAGCTCCGCCGGTCGCCGCTTCGGCAGCGCGGCGGCCGATATCAGCGAGACCCCCGAGCTGCGCCGCACTATCGAACTCCTGCCACCCGCCACCGAGCAGCCGGGCATGGACGCGCAGCGGCTGCGCGAGCCGGATCCGCGTTTCCGGCTCGCCCGCCTGCTGCGCCCCGTCCGCCGGTTGGTGCTGACCGTGATGGCGCTGCTGGCCGCGGACGCGGCAATCGCGATCGCCTTCCCGCCGCTGGTGCGCTACGCGATCGACGGCGGCGTGCTCGGCGGCGACGCCGCAGCGCTGGTCCGCGCGACGCTGCTCGGCACGGTTCTGGCCGCGGCGGGCTGGGCGGTCGGCGCGGCCACCACGCTGCTCACCGCGCGCACCGGGGAACGGGTGCTGTTCGCCCTGCGCGTCCGCAGCTTCGCGCATCTGCAACGGCTCGGCCTGGACTACTACGAACGGGAACTGTCCGGGCGGATCATGACGCGGATGACCACCGACGTCGACGCGCTGTCGACCTTCCTGCAGACCGGAGTCGCCACCACCCTGGTCGGCCTGCTGACGCTGGTCGGCATCACGGTGGCGTTGCTGGTCATCGACGTCTCCCTGGCTCTCGTCGTGCTGGCGACGGTGCCCGCCCTGTTGATCGCGACGGTGCTGTTCCGCCGGGTTTCCTCCACCGCCTACACCGTGTCGCGCGAGCACGTGTCCGCGGTCAACGCCGACTTCCAGGAGAACGTCACCGGTTTGCGGGCGGTGCAGGCCAATCGGCACGAGCCGCGGGCCGCCCGTCGCTTCGCGGAATACTCGCAGCGCTACCGCAACAGCCGGTTGCGCGCCCAGCGGGCGATCGCGCTGTACTTCGCGTTCGTCGTGGGATGGGCCGATGTCGCGTTGGCGGCGGTGGTGTTCTTCGGTGCGCGTGATGTCGCCTCCGGTGCGACCAGCGCGGGAACCCTGATCGCGTTCGTGCTGTATCTGGAGCTGCTGTTCGTGCCGATCCTGCAGTTGTCCCAGGTCTTCGACAGCTACCAGCAGGCCAGGGTCGGCCTGCGCCGGATCGGGGACCTGCTGCGCACGCCCTCCTCGATCGCCGCCGATCCGGCCGACCCGGTGCCCATCGGGGCGAGGCTGCGCGGCGAGGTGGCGTTCGATGACGTTCGCTTCCACTACGCGGGCAGTCACATTCCGGCGCTGGACGGCGTCTCGCTGCGCATACCAGCGGGTTCCACCCTCGCCCTGGTCGGGCCGACCGGGGCCGGAAAGTCGACCGTGGTCAAGCTGCTGGCCCGGCTGTACGACCTGCCGCCCGATCCGGGCGGTCGCACGCGGCGCGGGCCCGCCGCCGTGGCGAAGAACGGAGCCTCGGCGGATCCGGTGGCCCCCGGCGCGATCCGGGTGGACGGCGCCGATGTGCGCGACTACCGCCTCGCCGACTACCGCGCGCGGCTGGGCATCGTCCCCCAGGAAGCTCACCTGTTCACCGGGGACGTGGCGAGCAACATTGCATTCGGGAAACCATCCGCGACCCCGGAGGAGATCGCCGCGGCAGCCGCGGCGGTGGGTGCGGCGGAGATGATCGCCGCGCTCCCGCTCGGGATGCACCAGCCGGTCGGCGAGCGCGGCCGCGGCCTGTCGGCCGGGCAACGGCAACTGATCGCGCTCGCCCGCGCCGAACTGGTCGCTCCGGACTTGCTGCTGCTCGATGAGGCCACCGCCACCCTGGACCCGGATACCGAGGCGTCGGTGCTGGCAGCGAGCCGATCGCTGACCCGGGACCGCACCACGGTGATCGTCGCGCACCGGCTCGGCACGGCCGCTCGCGCCGACCGGATCGCCGTGGTCGACCACGGGCGGATCGTGGAATTCGGCCCGCACGCCGAGCTGCTCGCGGCGGGCGGACCGTATGCCCGGCTATGGGCAGTGGCAGCGGCGTCGGAGGGAATATTCTCGGGTGACGACGGGTCGTCACCAATAGGGTCGGGGGTGTCGGGTGGTCAGTGA